Part of the Micromonospora inyonensis genome, TCGGTCAGGCCGATTCGCGTACCGCGGCCCGCAGTTCGCCGAAGGCGGCGCCGAGCGTCTCGGCGGTGAAGTGGGCGTTCAGGCCGCTCGGGTTCGGCAGCACCCAGAGCCGCGCGCTGCCGAGGGGTTCCGGCTGCGGACCGAAGGTGGCCTTCGGCCGGGCGAAACCGGTCCGGTACGCGGTCACCCCGACCACCGCGACCCACCGGGGCCGATGCCGGACGACCTTGTCGGTGAGGATCCGTGCCCCCGCCAGCAGCTCGGCGGCGGTCAGCTCGTCGGCGCGGGCGCTGGCCCGGGCCACCATGTTGGTGATGCCGAGACCGAGGGCGGGCAGCTCGTCCTGCTCGCTGGGGTGCAGTTGGCGCGGGGTGAACCCACCCCGGTGCAGGGCGGGCCAGAACCGGTTGCCGGGGCGGGCGAAGTGCCAGCCGGTCGCCGCCGACCACAGGCCCGGGTTGATGCCGACGAAGAGCACGTCCAACCCGTCGGCGAGAACGTCGGGGATGGTCAGGTCCGCCGCGGCGGCGAGCTGCTCCCGGGTCGGACGGGGGGACGGCACCGGCGGTGCGGTCACCGGGCCACCGCTCCGGGACGACCGGAAACCGCGTCGGTCGCCGTTGCGCGCGCCGGTCACAGGTCGCGGGTCGCGCCGCCGTCGACCGGGACGGTCACCCCGGTCAGGTAGCCGGCGGCGGGGGAGAGGACGAACGCGGCGACCCGGCCGAACTCCGCCGGATCACCGAAGCGGCGCAGCGGGATGCCCGCCTCCGCCTCGGCGCGGGCCCGTTCGGCGTCGCCGCTCGCGGCGAGGAGCTGGCGGCTGCGGTCCGTCATGATCCGTCCCGGCAGCAGCCCGACCACCCGGACGCCCCGGGGACCGTACTCGTCGGCGACGTCCTTGGCCACACCGGCGAGGCCGGGGCGCAGCCCGTTGGAGATGCCGAGGCCGGCGATGGGATACCGCGCCGAGGTGGAGAGCACCAGCCCGATCGCGCCGCCGGCCGGCAGCGCGGCGGCGACCGTCCGGACCGCACGGACCGTGCCGAGGAACACCGTCTCGAAGGACTCCCGCCACTGCTCGTCGCGGACGCTCGCGGCGGTGCCCGGGGGCGGTCCGCCGACGGAGACCAGCGCGCCGTCCAGTCGGCCGAAGCGCTCCCGGGCGGTGTCGACCAACCGCTGCGGCAGGGCCGGGTCGGCCAGGTCACCGGCGATCCCCACAGCGTACGCCGGGCCACCGAGCCGGGTGGCGGCGGCAAAGACCGCCTCGGCGTCCCGGGCGGAGAGCACCACCTTCGCCCCGTCCGCGACGAGACACTCGGCGGTGGCGTAGCCGAGCCCACGGGAGGCGCCGGTCAGCACGTACACCCGGTCGGTGAGTCCGAGATCCATGCCGTCGATCCTGCCGCAGCCGGCGAGGACCGCTGCGCCGGGTGCCGTCACCACCGCCGGCCGCTGCTGTCGTGGGGGCTGCTACCGCCGGTGTTGCTGTCCTGTCGCCGGTGCTGCTGTCCTGTCGCTGGGGCCGGTGCCGCCGGTGCCGCCGGTGCTGTTGTCGCTGTCGCCGGGCGTCGTCACCGCCGGGCGTCGCGCAGGTGTACCCGGCCGGCGATCTGCACCGCGACGGCGTCGCCGATCCGGACGACCGCCGGCAGTCGGCGCGGACGCGGGGACCGCTCACCGTCGTAGCGGTTCGCGGCCTCGCGGGCGGCGAGTTCCCCGGCGGCCATCGGCGGCAGCCCACCCTCGGTTCGCAGCTCGCGGGCGAGGTCCCAGCCGTCGCGCAACCCGCCCCGGGTGGGACGGGTCGCCGCCCAGTGGACGAAGGCCGCCGGCCAGTCGCCGCCGAGTCCGGCGGCGAGCAGGGGCCAGTGCCGGGCGACCTCTCCGGCGCGCTTGCGCAGCAACGCCGCCCGGGCCGCACCGAGCCGGCGGGCGTCGAAGCCGGGCGGCGGGTCGGCACCGGCGACCAGGGCCGCGACCAGCGCTGCCTGCCGGGCGGCCAGGTCCCCGCGTACGCCCGTCCGGGCCACCTCGCCCGCACCGTCGTGTGGAAGCAGGGGACCCCTGCTACACAAAAAGCGGTAACAGGGGTCCCCTGCTTCCACCTCAGCGGCGGCCGGAGCGTGCTCGGCACCGGACGGTGCGGCGGCGTCCCGGCTCACGTGACCACCGGCCAGCCGGCCGCCGTGGACAGGGCGTCCAACTCGGCGCGCAGCGCCGCTGCCGGGGGATACCGCCCATCCCGTTCGAGCAGCAGCGCGGGCGGGCGGTGCCGGGCGCAGAGCGCGCCGACCAGGTCGAGGACCTCCGGCGGTACCGGGTCGGTGTGCGTGTCGTGGTAGAGCCCGTCGTGCTCCGCGCCCCCGGCGACGTGCACGTACGCGATCCGTTCGAGTGGGAGCCGGTCGAGCAGCGCGACCGGGTCGGTGCCCCGGTTGCGGGCATTGGCGTACACATTGGCGATGTCGAGCAGCAGCAGGGCGTCGGTGCGTTCGAGGATCTCGGTGACGAACGCCCCCTCGTCCAGTTCGTCGTCGGGCCAGTCGAACAGGGCGGCGATCGGCTCCAGCGCGATCGGCACCGGCAGGTCCTCCTGCGCCCGCCGGACGTTGGTCGCCACCGCCTCGACCGCCTCCCGGGTGCGTGGCAGCGGTAGCAGGTGACCGGCCTCCACCCCGCCGGCCCGGACGAAGGCGATGTGCTCGCTGACCAGTGGGGCGTCGAGCAGGTCGGCGACCGCAGCCAGGTGGGCCACCCGGGTCGGCTCGACCGGGTCCGCGCCGCCGAGGGAGAGCCGCACCCCGTGCGGTACGACGGTGACGCCGGCCGCCCGCAACTCGGCGAGCCCGGCCGGCGGTGGCCCGGCCGGGGCGACACCCTCCGCGATCACCTCGACGAAGCGCAGGCCGGGCAGGCCGGCGACGAAGCCGGCGATCTCCGGCCGCCACCCGATGCCGACACCGGCCGGGTCCGCCGCCCGGCTCGTGCCGGTGCGTCCGGACGCGCGGGGTGGTGCGGTCATCCCCCGCACCCGCCCCCGCACCCGCCACCGCCACCGCAGCTGCTCCCACCACCGCAGCTGCTGCCACCGCTGTCCCCGCCGCCGCTGTCCCCGCCCCCGGCGCTGGTGCCGCTGCTGGCGGCCTGCCGCTGGATCGCGGCGGCGTCGGCGAAGTCGGGGTCGAACGCCCAGAGCGTGGCTGCGCCGAACAGCGCCACGCCCATCGCCGCCCCGGCCGCGCCGTAGGTGGCGTACGCGGGCGAGGCGGAGGGCGTCAGGTACCGGTAGTGGGCCCGCAGGTTGCTCAGGGCGGTCCGACCGGCGCGGGTCCGGTACGGCACCCGGGCGGCCTGCACCACGAAGATCACCGCGAGCACGACCATGGCGGCGACGAGGAAGCCCACCGGCCGGTCGTTCCGAATCCCGGCGAACAGGCGCAGGACGCCAACGAGGAGCAGCAGGAACAGCAGCGCCGGACCGAACCGTGCGGCACGACGCCGGTCGGCGTCGAGGGCCAGCCCCCGGTTCTCCAGGTCCCGGCGCAGTTGGCCGAGCGCGGTGGCCACCCAGTGGTCCTGTGGCAGGTCGCCGGTGCGGATGCCCCGCCCGGCCGCGTGGTGCACCGCCTGGTCCAGCGCGGTGGCACCGGCGGGCAGCGGACCGGTGGCCCGTAGCAGTTTGCGCCGGTCCGCCCCGACCGCGCCGACGCTGCGCAGCGCGCCGATGGAGCTGTAGACGGCCAGCCGCGCGCCGCCGTTGAGGTATGCCGCCTGCTCCGGGCGGAGGTGGTCGAAGCCGGGCGGCCGGCGACCGTCGAAGAGCCAGGCGCGGTGGAGGGCCGAGCCGAGCACCACCAGCGCGGCGACCAGGAGGTAGCCGGCGAGGAAGGTGGGGCCGGAGATACCCCAGGTGTCGCCCGGTGCCGCCAGTAGGGTCATCGTCTCTGCTCCTGTCCGCGAGGGGTGGCGGCCCCATTGTGGAGTAGGCCCGCCAGCGAGGGAACCGCCGGTGAGCTGCCGTCATGCGCCGATCCGGCGATGCCGACGCTCCGGTCGCGACGGGTACGCCGGGGCGGGTCGTCGGGGTGGGTCGTCGGGGTGGGTCGTCGGGTAGCGGCGGAGCGCGCCGGAGCCGGTCAGCGGCGACGCACCGCCTCCTCGACCAGGTCGAGAACCGGACCGAGGTCACCGGCGGGGCGCCCCATCGCCAGGTGCAGCACCAGGCCGTCGTAGGCCAGTTCGAGGAAGCGGGCGAGTACGTCGATCGACACGTCCTCGCGGAGCACGCCGGCCTCGCGCTGGCGGGCCAGCCGCTCCCGGGTCGCCTCGGCGATCGCGGCGGAGCGCTCGGCCCAGCGGCGGGCGAAGGACGGGTCGGTCCGCAGGCGGCGGGAGACCTCCAGCTGGCTGCCGAGCCATCCGGCGGTGTCCGGGGACATCGCGCGGGCGAGCAGGTCCCGCATGACCTGCACCAGGCCGTTGCGGGCCACGGTCTCCACCATCGCCGCCGCGTCGTCCTCGGCGACGGCGAGGAAGAGGGAGTCCTTGTCCCGGAAGTGGTGGAAGATCGCCCCCCGGGAGAGACCGGTGGCCTCCTCCAGCCGGCGGACGGTGGCTCCCTCGTAGCCGTGCCGGGCGAAGCAGGCCCGCGCGGCGGCGAGGATCTCCTGGCGGCGCGCGTCGAGCTGGTCCTGGCTTACTCTGGGCACGTCCCGATCGTTCCAGGTGCCCCGCCCTGATGCAAACCGTACGTACGGCTTGAGACCCTGTCCGGCCGCCGGAGCGCCGCCTACGATCGCGGGATGACGTCCCTGCCCTCCGCCACGTTGACCGTGGCCGCCGTCCAGGCCGACCCCGTGCCGGGTGACGTGGCCGGCAACGCGTCGAGCGCCGCCCGGCTGGTGCGTCGGGCGGTCGACTCCGCCGCCCGGCTCGTGGTCCTGCCCGAGCTTTTCCTGCCGGCGACGCTCGATCCGGAGCAGTTGGCCCGGACCCGCGCCGACCACCCGATGCTGGTCGACCGGTTGCCCGACCAGGGACCCGAGCGGAACCTGGTCGCCGGCTGAGCCCACGACCGTCAAACCGCCCGCAATCCGGCGGCGGTAAATCGGTTGCCATCCGGGCGCACGGTGGCGAGCATGGTCCGCGCAGAACGCACTCCGGGCGTCGCCCGGTCGAGGAGGGGGGTCGGTCATGGCCGTCTTTGCAGGGTCCATCCACCTGCCTCAATCAGCCTCGATCAAGGGATCACCGACCCAGTGCGTGAACACGACATCGACCCGTCGGCGCGCGAGCGCCGACCGCGCGGCAAACGCCGCTTCGACGACGACGAGACACCGTTCCTGAAGCACGGCCGGCAACCCCGGCCGGCACCCGTCTCCGACGACGGGGACCCCGACCATCCGCTGGTCGGTGACCGCTGGTCGACCTGGGACCAGGCGGTCCACGGCCCCGAGCCGTACCCGGACTGGGTGGTCACCGAACTCGCCGCCCAGGACACCGAACTCGGGGTGCTCAAGACGGGCAAGGAGGCGGACGTCCACCTCGTCCGACGTGCGGTGCCCGACACCGACCGCTCCTGCCTGCTGGCGGTCAAGCGTTACCGTGCTCCGGAGCACCGGCTCTTCCACCGGGACGCCGGTTACCTGGAGGGCCGCCGGGTGCGGCGCTCGCGGGAGACCAGGGCGATGGCCGGCCGTACCAGCTTCGGGCGGCAGATGATCGCCGGGCAGTGGGCGGCAGCCGAGTTCGCCGTGCTCTCCCGGCTCTGGGAGATCGGGGTCTCCCTGGGCACGGTCGCCGTGCCGTACCCGGTGCAACTGATCGGCACCGAGCTGATGCTGGAGTTCATCGGCGACGTCGACGAGGGGCAGGCCGCTCCCCGGCTCGCCCAGCTGCGGCCCGAGCCGGACGAGCTGCGCG contains:
- the mug gene encoding G/U mismatch-specific DNA glycosylase; this encodes MTAPPVPSPRPTREQLAAAADLTIPDVLADGLDVLFVGINPGLWSAATGWHFARPGNRFWPALHRGGFTPRQLHPSEQDELPALGLGITNMVARASARADELTAAELLAGARILTDKVVRHRPRWVAVVGVTAYRTGFARPKATFGPQPEPLGSARLWVLPNPSGLNAHFTAETLGAAFGELRAAVRESA
- a CDS encoding SDR family oxidoreductase is translated as MDLGLTDRVYVLTGASRGLGYATAECLVADGAKVVLSARDAEAVFAAATRLGGPAYAVGIAGDLADPALPQRLVDTARERFGRLDGALVSVGGPPPGTAASVRDEQWRESFETVFLGTVRAVRTVAAALPAGGAIGLVLSTSARYPIAGLGISNGLRPGLAGVAKDVADEYGPRGVRVVGLLPGRIMTDRSRQLLAASGDAERARAEAEAGIPLRRFGDPAEFGRVAAFVLSPAAGYLTGVTVPVDGGATRDL
- a CDS encoding DUF692 domain-containing protein, producing the protein MTAPPRASGRTGTSRAADPAGVGIGWRPEIAGFVAGLPGLRFVEVIAEGVAPAGPPPAGLAELRAAGVTVVPHGVRLSLGGADPVEPTRVAHLAAVADLLDAPLVSEHIAFVRAGGVEAGHLLPLPRTREAVEAVATNVRRAQEDLPVPIALEPIAALFDWPDDELDEGAFVTEILERTDALLLLDIANVYANARNRGTDPVALLDRLPLERIAYVHVAGGAEHDGLYHDTHTDPVPPEVLDLVGALCARHRPPALLLERDGRYPPAAALRAELDALSTAAGWPVVT
- a CDS encoding TIGR04222 domain-containing membrane protein — protein: MTLLAAPGDTWGISGPTFLAGYLLVAALVVLGSALHRAWLFDGRRPPGFDHLRPEQAAYLNGGARLAVYSSIGALRSVGAVGADRRKLLRATGPLPAGATALDQAVHHAAGRGIRTGDLPQDHWVATALGQLRRDLENRGLALDADRRRAARFGPALLFLLLLVGVLRLFAGIRNDRPVGFLVAAMVVLAVIFVVQAARVPYRTRAGRTALSNLRAHYRYLTPSASPAYATYGAAGAAMGVALFGAATLWAFDPDFADAAAIQRQAASSGTSAGGGDSGGGDSGGSSCGGGSSCGGGGGCGGGCGG
- a CDS encoding TetR/AcrR family transcriptional regulator, which translates into the protein MPRVSQDQLDARRQEILAAARACFARHGYEGATVRRLEEATGLSRGAIFHHFRDKDSLFLAVAEDDAAAMVETVARNGLVQVMRDLLARAMSPDTAGWLGSQLEVSRRLRTDPSFARRWAERSAAIAEATRERLARQREAGVLREDVSIDVLARFLELAYDGLVLHLAMGRPAGDLGPVLDLVEEAVRRR
- a CDS encoding nitrilase-related carbon-nitrogen hydrolase — translated: MTSLPSATLTVAAVQADPVPGDVAGNASSAARLVRRAVDSAARLVVLPELFLPATLDPEQLARTRADHPMLVDRLPDQGPERNLVAG
- a CDS encoding serine protein kinase RIO, which translates into the protein MREHDIDPSARERRPRGKRRFDDDETPFLKHGRQPRPAPVSDDGDPDHPLVGDRWSTWDQAVHGPEPYPDWVVTELAAQDTELGVLKTGKEADVHLVRRAVPDTDRSCLLAVKRYRAPEHRLFHRDAGYLEGRRVRRSRETRAMAGRTSFGRQMIAGQWAAAEFAVLSRLWEIGVSLGTVAVPYPVQLIGTELMLEFIGDVDEGQAAPRLAQLRPEPDELRGLWEQLVDVLVVLARTGHAHGDLSPYNLLVHDGRLVLIDLPQAVDVVANPQGAEFLARDVRVVSTWFAARGLPAELADPATLTGQLLREAGLR